The genomic segment GTAAATGGACGCTAAAACAACTTCTGCGGCTAACGGCGGCGATTGACGGAGATACCGCCGAATGCGGCGTATTCAAAGGCGCCTCCTCTTATTTAATATGCGAAGCTAACGGCAGGCATGTGAAAATGGGGGGGGGGGGCGAACGCACCATATATTCGATAGTTTTGAAGGCGTAAGCGCTCCAAGCGACGAAGATAACGGTTATTGGAAAAAGGGCGATCTAAGCGCGGGAGAGGAAATGGCGCGCGAAAATCTCTCCGAGTTTATCGATCGCGTTCGTTTTTATAAGGGGTGGATTCCAACGCGCTTCGAGGAGGTAAAAGATCGCGCGTTTAGCTTTGTTCATATCGATGTAGATATGCACGATCCCACTCGCGATAGTATAACGTTCTTTTACGATCGGCTAAATGCGGGAGGTATTATTTTGTGCGACGATTATGGATCGCCTTTTTGCGTAGGCGCCACAAAAGCCTGCGACGATTTTTTGACCGACAAACCCGAAAAGATGATCGTTTTAGCCGACGGCGGGGCGTTTATGATCAAAGG from the Helicobacteraceae bacterium genome contains:
- a CDS encoding TylF/MycF family methyltransferase gives rise to the protein MFDSFEGVSAPSDEDNGYWKKGDLSAGEEMARENLSEFIDRVRFYKGWIPTRFEEVKDRAFSFVHIDVDMHDPTRDSITFFYDRLNAGGIILCDDYGSPFCVGATKACDDFLTDKPEKMIVLADGGAFMIKGVKTA